TGCTCAGGTGTTGGCTGAAATTAAGGCTCTCCAGTCGTATAAGGGTATCACCGGTACCTACACCTTCAGCCCGAAGGGTGACCCCAACCCGGCAACCTACTTTGTGTTGCAGGTGAACGCTGCCGACTGGAGCCAGAACCGGCTGGTGACCCGCCTGGAGATTGCGCCTCCTGGCGAAGCTGCCAGTGGTGGTGGCACGACTGGCGGTACAACCGACTTCGATCTGGCAGCGCTGGCCGCTCAGCTCGGCAATGTTGCTGCCCGGCTCGGCACCATCAAGATTGCCACCCAAGGCCCGCTGTCAGGTGGTCAGGCTGCGCTCGGTACCGGTATGAAGAATGCCGCCGAGCTGGCAGTTGAGCAGCTCAATGCTCAGTTGGGTGCGCTTGGGATCAGGTTTGAGCTGGTTCCGTTCGACGACCAGGCTCGGCCAGAGGTTGGCTCGGCCAACGCCAAGAATATCGTCTCGGATCAGGATATTCTCTGTGTCGTTGGTCACCTCAATTCGGGTGTCGCCCTGGCTGCACTGCCCGACTACAAGAATGCCAGCCTGGCAATGGTCTCGCCGGCCAACACCAACCCAAACATCACCGAGGGCGGCTATGAAGTTGCCTTCCGCGTCGTCGGTCGCGACGACGTGCAGGGTGTGGTGGCCGAGCAGTTTGCCCGCGAAGAGCTGGGCGTGAAGTCGGTCTACATCATCCACGACACCACCGCCTACGGGCAGGGTGTGGCCGAGTTCTTCCGCCAGGCGGCTGAGGCCAACGGCTTGCAGGTGCTCGGCTTTGAGGGTACCGAAGAGCGCAGCGATTTCTCGGCAATCCTCACCCCGATCCTGGCTGCCAATCCCGATCTGGTCTTCTTCGGCGGTATCTACGACCAGGCTGGCCCCTTCTTCCGCCAGGCCCGCGACCGTGGCATCACTGCCCAGTTTATGGGTCCAGACGGTCTGGAGTCGTCTGAGCTGGTCGATCTGGCAGGCGATGCAGTTGATGGCATGCACTACACCACCGTCGCTGCTCCGGTAAGCCAGTTCCCGCGTGCAGCCCAGTACGCGCAGGATTACCAGGCTGCGTTCGGCGATGCGGCGCCCGCCTTCTCGGCGCAGGCGTACGATGCGACCAACATCTGCGCTGCCGGCATTCTGTCCGCAGCAGTTGCAGCCGGTGGTAAGCCGACCCGCGCCCAGGTTGTGCAGGCTATCCGCGATCTGCCACCATTCCCTGGCATTACCGGCACGTATGACTTCAATGCCAAGGGAGACCCAACGGTTGCTACCTATTTCGTGTTGAAGGTCAACGCGGCTGATTGGAACCAGAACGAGCTGATTAGCCGGCTGGAAATTGCGCCACCACAATAAGCCATTGATAGGTTGTTCGCGTGGCAGTGCGCGAGAAACTCTTCTCGCGCACTTGCCCAATCCATAAGTTCGGGAGTTTTCATGGCTGTCGATGCAACGGTTTCCCCCACGACTGCACGCCGATCTCTCGGTGAGGTGCTTGGGGTTGTCTTTGGCCCTGTCGGGCAACTGCTGGCCTTCATTGTCGGAAGTGCCGCTGCACTATCGCTGATCGTTGTTTTGCTTGCCCTGGTACTATCCCCCAGCCAGCCTGACATCATGCAACGGGTGGTGATCATTCTGCCGCAAGTGCTCATTGATGGGCTGGTTCGCGGCTTCCTCTTCGCCACCATCGCCCTTGGCTACACGATGGTCTACGGCGTGCTTGAATTCATCAATTTTGCCCACGGTGAAATCTTCATGATTGGTGGCGTCGTTGGTGCCACTGTGAGTTTTATTCTGGTCAGCTCTGGCACGCTGGCAAGTGTACCGCCGCTGGTTTTCGTGTTGCTAGTTGTGTTGATCGCCATGGCCTTTTGCGGCACCCTCGCCGTTACCGTCGAGCGGATTGCATATCGTCCGCTTCGTAATGCGCCCCGGCTGGTACCGTTGATCTCGGCTATCGGCATGTCACTCATCCTGCAAGACCTTGCCCGCCTGGTAATGACCAACAGCCCCCTGGGTTTTAATGCCCGTTACCAAACTCCTGATTTCGGACAGCCGATTCGCCTGTTTGAAATGCAGATCGGCGAACGGAGTGTACCGGTTATTCTGAGTCCGCGCGATTTGATCTTCATTGTCGCGGCCACCCTCATGTTGATCGTCCTGAATTATGTCGTAAATGCCACAAAACTGGGCAAGGCGATCCGGGCCACCGCTCAGGATATGCCAACGGCGAGTCTGATGGGTATTGATGTTAATCGGATCATTGCGCTTACCTTCTTGATCGGTGGAGCACTTGGAGGCGCTGCCGGTGCGTTGTTTGGTTTGCGCATTGGTACCGTGAATCCATATATGGGTTTGATCCCCGGTCTGAAAGCATTTACTGCTGCTGTGTTAGGTGGTATCGGCAATATTACCGGCGCAATGGTCGGCGGTATTGTGCTCGGTTTTCTTGAGGCTTTTGTTGCGGCGTACCTCGCTATCTTTACCGGCGGTAATTTCTCAGGTGCAGCCTATGCCGATATTGCCGCGTTTAGTATCCTGATCTTGCTGTTAATTTTCCGGCCTTCCGGTCTGCTCGGTGAGGCGACAACGCAGAAGGTGTAAGCAGTATGACTACGAGCACTTCGCCGCAGAGCCTTTGGCAGCGCGTAACGACTTCTCTGAGCAGTGGGCCAACCGCATACGCATTTCTGGTTTTCTACGTGCTCGTCTGCTCCTTCCTGCTCTTGACCAATCCGCGCACCGAATTGAGCACCGACATCGTGTTCGTGCTCTTTATGTTGTCGATGCTGGTAGCGTATCGCTCGCGGGTTGCCGGTTGGTTCAAGGTGGTACTGGGGGTGTTTGCCCTTGGTATCGTTTTACCGTACTTCGGTACCCTCAACCCGTTTTACATTGATGTCGCAACTCAGGCTGGTATCTTCACGGCACTGGCCCTGGGATTGAACGTGGTCGTCGGCTTTGCCGGCCTCCTTGACCTTGGCTATGTCGCGTTCTTTGCGGTGGGTGCGTATGCCTGGGCGATCTTTAGCACCCCACAGATCAGCGAGATTAATCCGGCCTGGAGTCCGGTCGATCCGATCATGTTCTATCCGTTTCTGATTATTGGCCTCATTCTCGGTTTGATCACCGGTGTCTTGCTTGGTTTACCGGTGTTGCGTCTCCGTGGTGATTATCTGGCTATTGTAACCCTGGGTTTTGGCGAGGTGATTCGAGTTATCGCCAACAACCTGGATCGACCGGTAAATGTGACCAATGGCTCACAAGGCATTCGCGACATCGAGCGGCCCCCGCTCGTGCTGGTTGATCTGGTGCGAAACCTTGGTGTTGTTGCCGACGATAATCGCCTGTATCAGCTCTTCTTCTACTACCTGGTTCTGATCATTCTGTTGCTCACCGTGATCGTCGTAGCTCGCTTGAAGAATTCACGGATTGGTCGGGCCTGGGAAGCGATTCGTGAAGACGAGGTGGCAGCAGTTGCGCAGGGTATCCCACGGGTGCGCATGAAACTGCTGGCTTTCGCGATTGGCGCATCATTTGCCGGTGTCATGGGGGTGGTCTTCGCCTCGAAGCAGCTCTTTATCAATCCACCAACCTTTGACTTGCTGCGCTCCATCAATATCCTGGTGATGGTTATCCTCGGTGGGATGGGTTCCATTCCTGGGGCAATGCTCGGTGCAATCATTGTAACGATGCTCGATTTGCAGATATTGCCCCGCACGGCTGCTGTGATCCGCGAAGCCCAGGCTGCCGGTTTACCCATCCCGCGCCAGTTCGATCCTACTCAGTATCAGCGACTCTTCTTTGGGCTGTTGCTGGTGATTATGATGATCTTCCGTCCTGAAGGATTGTGGCCTGACGAGCGCCGGCGCGAAGAGCAGCACGAGGTCGAAGTGACTGAAGAGGAGCTTGAGGCCGACAAGTCGGTGGCACCAACCGGTGCCGATATGGGGAGATAGCCATGGCGCTTTTAGAGGCTTCTAATATTACAAAAGTCTTCGGTCGTCTGGTGGCGGTTAACGATGTAACCTTCACCGTTGAACCGGGCAGCATCGTCAGTGTG
This genomic window from Chloroflexus aurantiacus J-10-fl contains:
- a CDS encoding branched-chain amino acid ABC transporter substrate-binding protein — translated: MKRSISFLLLVGMLASMLAACGAPQAQPTATPQPAPQATEAPQPTAAPTEPPAAQVIKIATQSPLSGGQAALGTGMKNAAELAVQQLSGPLTELGFRVELAPFDDQARPEVGSANAKNIVSDQDILCVVGHLNSGVALAALPDYKNASLPMVSPANTNPNITEGGYEVAFRVVGRDDVQGVVAEQFARETLGVKSVYIIHDTTAYGQGVAEFFRQAAEANGLEVLGFEGTEERSDFSAILTPILAANPDLIFFGGIYDQAGPFFRQARDRGITAQFMGPDGMESEELVTLAGDAVDGMYYTTVAAPVSQFPDAAKYAQDYQAAFGDAAPAFSAQAYDATGICLTAITNAAKAAGGKPTRAQVLAEIKALQSYKGITGTYTFSPKGDPNPATYFVLQVNAADWSQNRLVTRLEIAPPGEAASGGGTTGGTTDFDLAALAAQLGNVAARLGTIKIATQGPLSGGQAALGTGMKNAAELAVEQLNAQLGALGIRFELVPFDDQARPEVGSANAKNIVSDQDILCVVGHLNSGVALAALPDYKNASLAMVSPANTNPNITEGGYEVAFRVVGRDDVQGVVAEQFAREELGVKSVYIIHDTTAYGQGVAEFFRQAAEANGLQVLGFEGTEERSDFSAILTPILAANPDLVFFGGIYDQAGPFFRQARDRGITAQFMGPDGLESSELVDLAGDAVDGMHYTTVAAPVSQFPRAAQYAQDYQAAFGDAAPAFSAQAYDATNICAAGILSAAVAAGGKPTRAQVVQAIRDLPPFPGITGTYDFNAKGDPTVATYFVLKVNAADWNQNELISRLEIAPPQ
- a CDS encoding branched-chain amino acid ABC transporter permease — encoded protein: MAVDATVSPTTARRSLGEVLGVVFGPVGQLLAFIVGSAAALSLIVVLLALVLSPSQPDIMQRVVIILPQVLIDGLVRGFLFATIALGYTMVYGVLEFINFAHGEIFMIGGVVGATVSFILVSSGTLASVPPLVFVLLVVLIAMAFCGTLAVTVERIAYRPLRNAPRLVPLISAIGMSLILQDLARLVMTNSPLGFNARYQTPDFGQPIRLFEMQIGERSVPVILSPRDLIFIVAATLMLIVLNYVVNATKLGKAIRATAQDMPTASLMGIDVNRIIALTFLIGGALGGAAGALFGLRIGTVNPYMGLIPGLKAFTAAVLGGIGNITGAMVGGIVLGFLEAFVAAYLAIFTGGNFSGAAYADIAAFSILILLLIFRPSGLLGEATTQKV
- a CDS encoding branched-chain amino acid ABC transporter permease, which gives rise to MTTSTSPQSLWQRVTTSLSSGPTAYAFLVFYVLVCSFLLLTNPRTELSTDIVFVLFMLSMLVAYRSRVAGWFKVVLGVFALGIVLPYFGTLNPFYIDVATQAGIFTALALGLNVVVGFAGLLDLGYVAFFAVGAYAWAIFSTPQISEINPAWSPVDPIMFYPFLIIGLILGLITGVLLGLPVLRLRGDYLAIVTLGFGEVIRVIANNLDRPVNVTNGSQGIRDIERPPLVLVDLVRNLGVVADDNRLYQLFFYYLVLIILLLTVIVVARLKNSRIGRAWEAIREDEVAAVAQGIPRVRMKLLAFAIGASFAGVMGVVFASKQLFINPPTFDLLRSINILVMVILGGMGSIPGAMLGAIIVTMLDLQILPRTAAVIREAQAAGLPIPRQFDPTQYQRLFFGLLLVIMMIFRPEGLWPDERRREEQHEVEVTEEELEADKSVAPTGADMGR